A single window of Falco peregrinus isolate bFalPer1 chromosome 11, bFalPer1.pri, whole genome shotgun sequence DNA harbors:
- the LOC114013626 gene encoding cullin-9-like isoform X2 — translation MVNERHNGNLLVRLGPKLQAYPGELLRQRRGHDGQPEYLIQWSIVSLEERAVGGSSASSAETKPENILMWMSAEEVCASCPALLGKRKLEGQWVKEEKAASPFAAEVPLDEASLLEMKADVRSLVQRAGRQMAETGAPESSILNTIHVLSAYASIGSLAGAFKETGALDLLMKMLCHKEKQIRRSAGKMLRALASHDAGSWAYVLLSLSQQDGIEQHMDFDSRYTLLELFAETTSSEEQCMSFEGIHLPQIPGKLLFVLVKRYLCVTSLMDKLSSGMEQGWEQQDCAVPSLLPEERSRVKQEFEFSMAMANLILEVVHVMGWDPSHKPELLPQQELRPRTTRSIFQHSTTSCTIAQAAPTPPPKEPSIFKTRSAFPSRSSYVEYVQANLVHGMWVRMLEDYEQVSAGDEGEFRQSNDGTPPVQVYWQALGCTYWVHWHMVEIIGPLGQEDHEHQEKVSTLARSHKLAAVAQPFFCKPFAGLYSLPYLGEQPTKAAEALSRAEWWELLFFVKKLEEQEQKEIICLIHQEQAEQLLEMDEEALIQLSVPVELAQKVLRVLEKQCQGSAQRDLRGSRIYTKYFLGSGARQGGKGSPAVSSEGAGCRSTVPEATMAKAAKEDLSAAPVLPQAPVVAVKSDSQLFSELLEREGLFFPEVTEEQIKVLGSSEGVSERGSLAEIAAVVDVVQSSSSEVGLRLAGLKHIMKILEEEPEAEPESESEQQFGKSLGRLGSRSIGEKLVKVAVELLSAEVSEKALVVVTLQLLPVLMAKYEWRVPFATEGGVRAVLACMQQHASSAVVQQAGLAALKVLVGAVAGEAGGASGNPLPLNHADAQMMREIFASIGSASGKGSASPLSAIPAAMSTMQRVPGGSSGVQNGLLVVNMLIDGHRGLAEQLVSCDLPAVLQSCWWDRQGSGCPHAMLALSVINRLAEHRLPVGPEVAGREAPLEVRDVQMLLGSLGDSVLSKDVVVALERQLCGEGPILSGEAAQLLQDRRCFRLLLRSFELLRAEKAVSLSILRILNKFLDGYQEDVLPWHECVEPCLSSLSAQSCDWEVVQKVIGFLHRLATTSKDCVVVMCHVGAREALSKALEKHSMAPSLAPALLELVTDCEKYASLYKKLTTSILAGCIQLVLGQIEEHRRSHQAISIPFFDVFLRNLCKGSSVEVKEDKCWEKVQVSSNPHRASKLTDRNPKTYWESNGSTGSHFITVHMQCGVVIREMSMLVASEDSSYMPARVVVLGGDSPATIRTELNAVTILPSDSRVILLENMTRFWPIIQIRVKRCQQGGIDTRVRGIEVLGPKPTFWPVFKEQLCRRTFLSCTARAHAWCQEICQDRGRLLQLFGRLNRALQHEQSFADRFLPDDEAARALGRTCWEALVNPVVQSITSPDPQGASPLAWLLSKYLESVEPPHHATSCGAVFGSRVRRLTQLLVHVDPGGPEPEEARAAGGKEGKSKEAAARAAKAVVKSGDLESIWQCWRGVVQQQVQQFLEAAGQAPDLVERYCRLYQRLRSATAELFGQRAAFVLALGRGFAGALLQLSFLTALHVSEQFARYLDRQIQELRGAAGSTAPLQQLQQMLEPFVVFSGLELAHTFEHFYRHYLGDRLLAQGPSWLEGAVVEQIGLCFPSRFPQDMLSNLAESEELQQQFCLFQLQEQDRWLLELDTGLDKTLGTVSVVHEPEVKVLALSPHCWPVSPFCYMDEPGRFFSAALSSPLDEFANFCRRRQSQLGWECTKPRRLQWTWLGHAELQFGDCVLHVSTLQMYILLCFNGAEEVAVEALLQATGLPAELVHHALTPLTHGEGVLVRSCAVGAPDVLRLNQAALARASGRHLRLLPQQRYLRAERAEVSALERKRNVLCCLITRILKVEKQLHIDNLVFRVIDACQKGELGPGLQFLSFCCHSVDVLSCILHLLSQGYLRRQEERPHVLEYISAEPTPSPTSQAQPQVAFQTVEIKTAASPASAGRRQTFSTFR, via the exons ATGGTGAACGAGAGGCACAATGGCAACCTGCTCGTGCGCCTGGGACCCAAACTACAGGCTTACCCGGGGGAGCTGCTCCGGCAGCGTCGGGGCCATGATGGCCAGCCTGAATACCTGATCCAGTGGAGTATTGTCAGCTTGGAAGAGAGagcagtgggaggcagcagTGCCTCCTCTGCAGAGACCAAGCCAGAGAACATCTTGATGTGGATGTCTGCAGAAGAGGTCTGTGCCAGCTGCCCGGCGCTGCTGGGCAAGAGGAAGCTGGAAGGGCAGTGGGTGAAAGAGGAGAAGGCAGCCAGCCCATTTGCTGCAGAAGTCCCACTGGATGAAGCCTCGCTGCTGGAGATGAAGGCTGATGTCAGGAGCCTGGTGCAGCGAGCTGGCCGGCAGATGGCTGAGACCGGGGCCCCTGAGTCCTCCATTCTCAACACCATCCACGTGCTGAGCGCGTACGCCAGCATTGGCTCACTAGCGGGTGCCTTCAAGGAGACGGGAGCCCTCGACTTGCTGATGAAGATGCTGTGCCACAAGGAGAAGCAAATCCGCCGCAGTGCTGGCAAGATGCTAAGGGCCCTGGCTTCGCATGATGCAG ggagctgggcctaTGTCCTGCTGTCTCTGAGCCAGCAGGATGGCATTGAGCAGCATATGGACTTCGACAGTCGCTACACCTTGCTGGAGCTGTTCGCTGAGACAACATCCTCTGAAGAGCAGTGCATGTCCTTTGAGGGGATTCACCTTCCGCAG ATCCCTGGGAAGCTGCTGTTCGTCCTGGTGAAGCGCTACCTGTGTGTCACTTCTCTCATGGACAAGCTCAGCAGTGGCAtggagcagggatgggagcaGCAGGACTGCGCTGtgcccagcctgctccctgaGGAGAGGAGCCGTGTGAAGCAGGAGTTTGAATTCAGCATGGCTATGGCAAACCTTATCTTGGAGGTGGTGCACGTGATGGGCTGGGACCCCAgccacaagccagagctgctgccccaaCAGGAGCTGCGGCCACGCACCACCCGCTCCATCTTCCAGCACAGCACCACGTCCTGCACTATTGCTCAAGCAGCCCCCACTCCTCCACCAAAAGAGCCCAGCATCTTCAAGACGCGCTCAGCCTTCCCAAGTCGCAGCAGCTATGTAGAGTATGTGCAGGCAAACCTGGTGCATGGCATGTGGGTGCGCATGCTGGAGGACTATGAGCAGGTTAGCGCTGGTGACGAGGGGGAGTTCCGCCAGAGCAACGATGGCACACCGCCCGTGCAG GTGTACTGGCAAGCCCTGGGCTGTACTTACTGGGTTCACTGGCACATGGTGGAGATCATAGGCCCTTTGGGGCAAGAGGATCATGAGCACCAGGAGAAGGTGTCCACTCTGGCACGCAGCCACAAACTGGCAGCAG tTGCGCAGCCATTTTTCTGCAAGCCCTTTGCGGGGCTGTACTCCCTGCCTTACCTGGGGGAGCAGCCGACCAAGGCTGCAGAGGCCCTGAGCCGTGCCGAGTGGTGGGAGCTGCTCTTCTTTGTGAAGAAGCTggaagagcaggagcagaaagagaTCATTTGTCTCATCCATCAGGAGCAGGCGGAGCAG CTGTTGGAGATGGACGAAGAAGCCCTGATCCAGCTGTCAGTACCCGTGGAGCTGGCCCAGAAGGTGCTTCGGGTCTTGGAgaagcagtgccagggcagcgCTCAGCGTGACCTGCGTGGCTCCCGCATCTACACCAAATACTTCCTTGGTAGCGGGGCCAGGCAGGGTGGCAAGGGGAGCCCTGCTGTGTCCTCAGAGGGTGCCGGCTGCAGGAGCACCGTCCCTGAAGCCACGATGGCCAAGGCAGCAAAGGAAGACCTctctgcagccccagtgctgccccaAGCCCCGGTTGTGGCAGTGAAGTCGGATTCGCAGCTGTTCAGTGAGCTCCTTGAGAGGGAAGGGCTGTTCTTCCCAGAGGTGACAGAGGAGCAGATCAAAG TGTTAGGCAGCTCCGAGGGGGTGAGCGAGAGGGGCTCGCTGGCCGAGATTGCAGCTGTGGTGGACgtggtgcagagcagcagctcagaggtgGGGCTGCGCTTAGCTGGGCTCAAGCACATCATGAAGATCCTGGAGGAGGAGCCTGAGGCTGAGCCCGAGTCCGAGTCTGAGCAGCAATTCGGCAAatccctgggcaggctggggagcaggagtATTGG GGAAAAGCTGGTGAAGGTGGCAGTGGAGCTGCTGAGCGCTGAGGTGTCAGAGAAGGCCCTGGTGGTGGTGACGCTGCAGTTGCTGCCTGTGCTCATGGCGAAGTACGAGTGGCGCGTGCCGTTTGCCACGGAGGGTGGTGTGCGGGCTGTGCTGGCCTGCATGCAGCAGCACGCCTCCTCCGCCGTGGTGCAGCAGGCTGGCCTGGCG GCCCTGAaggtgctggtgggagctgtGGCTGGCGAGGCAGGCGGTGCCAGTGGAAATCCCTTGCCCCTGAACCATGCCGATGCACAGATGATGCGGGAGATCTTTGCCAGCATTGGCTCTGCCTCCGGCAAGGGCTCAGCAAGCCCGCTGAGTGCCATCCCTGCAGCCATGAGCACCATGCAGAGGGTTCCAGG GGGCTCCTCGGGCGTGCAGAACGGCTTGCTGGTGGTGAACATGCTGATCGACGGCCACCGGGGCCTGGCGGAACAGCTGGTGAGCTGCGATCTCCCcgcagtgctgcagagctgctggtgggacaggcagggcagtggcTGCCCTCATGCGATGCTGGCCCTCAGCGTGATCAACCGCCTTGCGGAGCACCGGCTACCCGTGGGCCCGGAGGTGGCAG GCAGAGAGGCCCCGCTGGAGGTGAGGGACGTGCAGATGCTTCTGGGCAGCCTAGGGGACAGTGTCTTGTCCAAGGACGTGGTGGTGGCCCTGGAGCGGCAGCTCTGTGGTGAAGGCCCCATCCTCTCTGGCGAGGcggctcagctgctgcaggaccGCAGGTgcttcaggctgctgctgcgcAGCTTTGAGCTGCTGCGGGCAGAGAAGGCTGTGAGCCTGAGCATCCTCAG GATCCTGAACAAGTTCCTGGATGGTTACCAGGAAGATGTGCTGCCGTGGCACGAGTGTGTGGAGCCCTGTTTGTCCTCCTTGAGTGCCCAGAGCTGTGACTGGGAG gTGGTGCAGAAGGTCATTGGCTTCCTGCACCGCCTGGCCACCACCAGCAAGGACTGCGTGGTGGTGATGTGCCACGTGGGCGCCCGCGAGGCTCTGTCCAAAGCCCTGGAGAAGCACAGCATGGCTCCGTCGCTGGCGCCAGCCCTGCTCGAGCTGGTGACGGACTGTGAGAAGTACGCCAGCCTCTACAAGAAGCTGACGACCAGCATCTTGGCTGGCTGCATCCAG CTGGTCCTGGGGCAGATTGAGGAGCACCGCCGGAGCCACCAGGCCATCAGCATCCCCTTCTTTGACGTCTTTCTGCGCAACCTGTGCAAAG GCTCCAGCGTGGAGGTGAAGGAGGACAAGTGCTGGGAGAAGGTgcaggtctcttccaacccccACCGGGCCAGCAAGCTGACGGACAGGAACCCCAAGACCTACTGGGAGTCGAATGGCAGCACCGGCTCCCACTTCATCACTGTCCATATGCAGTGCGGTGTGGTGATCAG ggagatgAGCATGCTGGTGGCCAGCGAGGACTCCAGCTACATGCCGGCCCGCGTTGTGGTGCTGGGGGGAGACAGCCCTGCCACCATCAGAACCGAGCTGAATGCA GTGACCATCCTGCCCTCGGACAGCAGAGTGATCCTGCTGGAGAACATGACCCGCTTCTGGCCCATCATCCAGATCCGGGTGAAGCGGTGCCAGCAG GGTGGCATTGACACACGTGTGCGTGGCATCGAGGTGCTGGGTCCCAAGCCCACTTTCTGGCCCGTCTTCAAGGAGCAGCTGTGCCGGCGGACGTTCCTCTCCTGCACCGCTCGGGCTCATGCCTGGTGCCAGGAGATCTGCCAGGACCGGGGACgactgctgcagctctttggCAG GCTGAACCGGGCGCTGCAGCATGAGCAGAGCTTTGCTGACCGTTTCCTTCCCGATGACGAGGCGGCCCGGGCCTTGGGCAGGACGTGCTGGGAGGCCCTGGTGAACCCCGTGGTGCAGAGCATCACCAGCCCAG ACCCCCAGGGAGCCAGccccctggcctggctgctgAGCAAGTACCTGGAGAGCGTGGAGCCACCCCACCATGCCACAAGCTGCGGTGCCGTCTTTGGTTCCCGTGTGCGGCGCCTGACACAGCTCCTGGTGCACGTGGACCCTGGCGGCCCAGAGCCGGAGGAGGCAAGAGCAGCTG GcgggaaggaggggaagagcaAGGAGGCAGCGGCCAGGGCTGCGAAGGCGGTGGTGAAGTCGGGCGACCTGGAGAGCATCTGGCAGTGCTGGCGTGGTGtggtgcagcagcag GTGCAGCAGTtcctggaggcagcagggcaggcgcCAGACCTGGTGGAGCGATACTGCAGGCTGTACCAGCGCCTGCGCAGTGCCACGGCGGAGCTCTTTGGGCAGCGGGCTGCCTTTGTGTTGGCCCTGGGCCGGGGCTTCGCAGgggctttgctgcagctctCCTTCCTTACCGCCCTGCAC GTGAGTGAGCAGTTTGCCCGCTACCTTGACCGGCAGATCCAGGAGCTCCGTGGGGCTGCGGGCAGCACAGCGccgctgcagcagctgcagcagatgctgGAGCCCTTCGTCGTCTTCAGTGGCCTGGAGCTCGCCCACACCTTTGAGCACTTCTACCG GCACTACCTGGGGGACCGGCTCCTGGCACAAGGGCCGTCTTGGCTGGAAGGAGCTGTCGTGGAGCAGATCGGACTGTGCTTCCCCAGCCGCTTCCCCCAGGATATGCTGAGCAACTTGGCTGAGTCGGAGGAGCTCCAGCAGCAGTTTTGcctcttccagctgcaggagcaggacaggtggctgctggagctggacacAGGGCTAGATAAG ACACTGGGGACAGTCTCTGTGGTACATGAGCCGGAGGTGAAGGTGCTGGCCCTGTCCCCGCACTGCTGGCCCGTTTCCCCATTCTGCTACATGGACGAGCCTGGGAGGTTTTTCTCGGCGGCGCTGAGCTCGCCCCTGGATGAGTTTGCCAACTTCTGCAGGCGGC GCCagagccagctgggctgggagtgCACGAAGCCCCGTCGGCTGCAGTGGACGTGGCTGGGCCATGCTGAGCTGCAGTTTGGAGACTGCGTCCTCCACGTGTCCACGCTGCAGATGTACATCCTGCTGTGCTTCAACGGCGCTGAG gaggtggctgtggaggctctgctgcaggctaCGGGTCTCCCTGCTGAGCTGGTGCACCACGCGCTGACACCGCTGACCCACGGCGAGGGCGTCCTGGTGcggagctgtgctgtgggag CTCCAGATGTGCTGCGGCTGAACCAGGCAGCCCTGGCCCGTGCGTCTGGCCGCCACCTgaggctgctgccccagcagaggTACCTGCGGGCGGAGAGGGCTGAGGTCAGCGCcctggaaaggaagaggaatgtCCTCTGCTGCCTCATCACCCGCATCCTCAAGGTGGAGAAGCAGCTCCACATTGACAACCTGGTGTTCAGG GTGATTGATGCCTGTCAGAAGGGTGagctggggccagggctgcagTTCCTGAGCTTCTGCTGCCACAGCGTGGACGTGCTGTCCTGCATCCTGCACCTGCTGAGCCAGGGCTATCTCCGGCGCCAGGAGGAGAGGCCTCATGTTTTGGAATACATCTCTGCGGAACCCACACCATCCCCTACCTCCCAGGCCCAGCCCCAGGTTGCCTTCCAGACTGTAGAGATCAAGACAGCAGCAAGCCCAGCCTCTGCTGGAAGGAGACAGACTTTTTCCACCTTCAGGTAG